The DNA sequence GTATATAATTGGATTCATCATTGGGTTGACTACAGTGTACAGTAATGATAAAAGCTTATTTAGGGTCTGTGTCTGTCCGCTACTAGGTGCCAAATATACACAAACGAGGGTACCATAATAAATGGACACAACAGTCAGGTGGGAACTGCATGTTGAAAAAACTTTCTGTCTACCAGTAATAGATGGGATTTTCAATATAGTGACTATAATATAAGAATATGATACAAAGatgaggaagaatgggaaaatgaCAAGAATAAAACCAAAAATTGTTGCTTCCAACTGAATAGTGGAGTTGTCAGAGCAAGAGAGTTGTAGGATTGGAACGAAGTCGCAGAAAAAGTGATCAATAATATTGGGACCACAAAACTGTAAATTTGATATAGTTGACATGTATATCAATACAACAAAAATCCCTAAAATCCAGCATAGGATAGCCAGTGTCCAGCAAACCTGAAAGTTAATTTTCAAAGAATAATGCAATGGTCTACAGATGGCCAAATATCTGTCCCAGCTCATCACTGTCAGAAGAAGAGACTCTGAGGATTCTGCAATAACACAGAAATAATACTGAGTCAGACAAACAGACAATGACATGATCGTTTGTTTTACCAAAACAGTGTGGATCATGTTAGGAAGAATATCAGTTGCCAGTAATATGTCTGTTGCAGCGAGCTGGGAGAGGAAGAAATACATTGGAGACTGGAGGGTCTTGCTGTAGGACACCAATGTGATAATCAGGAGGTTTCCACATATTGTTACACAATACATCATAAGCaaaagaaaaaacaccaaaaagGTTATGCTTTGAGGAATCTGAAATCCTAAGAGGTGGATAGTGGTAATTCTGGTCACATTTCTCTGATCCATAAGCTGAATTAAAAAGATTACAATTTTACAAATTGATTTTGTCCAGTTGACGTAAATGAGTTTAGTTTGAAATGAAAGGAAGAGAGGTAAAAAGTGGTCGTAAAAGTAGCTCTACCTTTAGGTGatcaggcactatagctggctctGTGTTTTTCACCCATAGCATCCCCCTTTCACATAAGGCAAGCGGgtctaccggtactcggttgcccccaggtcttatacacaatgcaatAGTGCCTGACCACCACGCCGAGGCAGGCACGAGCTAAGCACAAGAAACAGGCAATTGGGGTTGGCAGACAGGCAGTCTAAAGGCAGCCAAAGTTTAGGACAGGCAACATTCAGAGAGGCCAACAGACAGGcggagttcagagaatagtccaaGTTCAGTCTGAGGTTAACAACAAGGAAATCCAAACTAGCTGGCAAGGCAGGGTTCAGGGCGAAGATAAAGGCCAATCCTAGGGAACAAGGAACTTGAACCACGTGATGCAAACACTACCACAAGTATGACAGTAAGGGCTTGGTAGTCTTGAAAATGTTTTGGACTCCACCCAGAGGCTGTGTCTACACCAATTACCCTGCAGGTGGACAGTCAGACAGAGAGAGTGCAAAACCCGGATGCTGAAATTAGACCAGAAGCTGCCATGGAACAGGAGCGTTACACAGTAACCCCAATCATTAAAGCTTTAACATATTACAGTCATtacaaaattatttttcaatatttgtCAATCTGCAGATTTGATTAAAATAGATAATTGGTGATTTTTTTCATGAAGTTCTTTGATCAGACAGCACTCTGACCTTGTCTGCCATTTTTgcacctgcattgtcaccctgtcagtTGGACTTTCAATGGAGACTACATTGAAACATCTACATCTACACGTTGCGGTGACATGATCCACGTTTGTCACCATGAGGAAACCCATCCTAAGAAATACCATGCGACCATTACTGGAGTGCATGTGGACAAAAAGGGGCTGAGAAAGGCcttcaggagatcagcagcactgtgctgcaacaaaatatgaaaaaaggtgaaaataagTATTTTTGAGGAGTGAGGGGGAAGAGAAGGATG is a window from the Aquarana catesbeiana isolate 2022-GZ linkage group LG03, ASM4218655v1, whole genome shotgun sequence genome containing:
- the LOC141134215 gene encoding olfactory receptor 5P55-like yields the protein MDQRNVTRITTIHLLGFQIPQSITFLVFFLLLMMYCVTICGNLLIITLVSYSKTLQSPMYFFLSQLAATDILLATDILPNMIHTVLVKQTIMSLSVCLTQYYFCVIAESSESLLLTVMSWDRYLAICRPLHYSLKINFQVCWTLAILCWILGIFVVLIYMSTISNLQFCGPNIIDHFFCDFVPILQLSCSDNSTIQLEATIFGFILVIFPFFLIFVSYSYIIVTILKIPSITGRQKVFSTCSSHLTVVSIYYGTLVCVYLAPSSGQTQTLNKLLSLLYTVVNPMMNPIIYSLRNKELKKVVRKFIIDFLRICFSRD